The following nucleotide sequence is from Candidatus Desulfatibia profunda.
AGTTTGCGCTGGTTGACCTCCTGCCGGAGCCGTTCATTGACCCTTTTCAAATCATCAGCCCGCTTATGTTCGGTTATATCTCTAAATATGCCTTCTACCGCAATAGGCTTTCCGGTCTGATCATGAACCAAACGGGAATTGGTTTCTGTAAGAATCAGCGTGCCGTCTTTTCGTTTTAGGGTCCCCTGAAATATAATTTTACCATGTTTCAAAATTTCTTTGCGAAGATACTCCCGCTCTTGAGGGTCGCCATAAAACTCTTTAGCTATATTTTTTCCGATCATTTCCTCAGCGCTGTCATAACCCAAGAGTTCAACCCCAGACGGACTCACCAGGATTAGATTCCCTTCAAGGTCTGCACGGTAATAACCATCCGTAATGTTTTCGAATATGCTTCGATATTTTTTTTCACTCTCCAGCAGGGTCTGCTCCATCAGCTTAGGTTCCGTGATATCGTGGGCAAAAACCGCTACTTTGATTACTTTTCCCTGAAGGTTGCAGATAGGATATATCTTTGTATAATTCCACACCCCGTGGCGCTGGTCCTCCATGCTGACCGGTTGGCCGGTTTCAAACACCTTGTTTACATTCGCCCTTCGAGGTTCGATGACTTCGGATGGAAACAGATCCCAAACACATGTCCCCAACAGGTCATCTCTGCGCTGATGAAATCGCCGGGCATAGGTTTCATTGATCTCTAAAATCATTCCCCGGGGATCCAGCAGAACCACGGCATCTGTGGTGGCATTTAACAATGCTCTGCCCTCAAGGTTTTTTTCCTCCAGTTCCTTAACTTTTTGTTCCAATTGTTCGCAAGTCGGTTTTCCAGCCATGAATACTATCTCCAGTCGACCTTAAGAGGCAAAAAAGACTCATACAATTCGGATTAAAAATTGCTTGAAGGCATTATCAAAGATTGCGGATTGTTTGTCAATTATATCGGCGGGAGCATTTTCAATCTCAAAACCCGTTTGCAGCGGTATTTGACTTGAAAAATTCGATCTGAAATGTCATAAGGACCAGCGTTGATCATGCAACAATTAGCCTGAGGGGGTAATTTTTATGAACCAGGAGATGGAATGCATGTGCCAGGAATGCGGCATATCGGTCTATCTTCCCAAAACCGACATTGCTCTGGAGGACCCGGCCAGCAGCGATTCGAAATTGCTGGACAGACTGCTTGCCTGTCAGAACTGCGGCGGTCAACTGGCGCTGGTGGGCAAGGCCGGAGACGAGCCTCACTGCCGGCTCAAGTAAGAAATTCGGATTCAAGCTTCGTTAACCCGGGGTTAGAAAAAGTTGGCCTGCTACAGGTAAAAAATTTCCGTTTCTTCATCTTCATGCAGCATCCGGAGCGGCGCAACATCCATTTTGCATCGGTAGTTCGGGGATGTACCGTACAGGCGGCAGATCAGGGGCCTGACCGGATAAATCGAGCAACCGGTCTCATTCAAGTCCGGAGAAATAAGTGTGCAAACCGATAGAAACCATAGGGGATTATTAAAAAAGGTCGCGCTGATTTCAACTCCCTGGCCTCTTTTTAACCGTCCTTCAATCCAGATCGGCACGCTGAAGTCCTTTCTTGTATCACAGTTTCCCGACCTGAAGGTCGATGCCCATCATGCTTATTTAAAGGTCGCGGCCGCCATCGGTTACCCGATCTATCAGGCCGTCTCCGAGCAGACCTGGCTGGCGGAGAGCGTTTACGGTGCCCTCTTATTTCCCGAACGCCTCAAGTCTGTCAAAAAGGTCTTTCAGCGTCCGTCCGTCCGTCACCCCCTGTTGCGCAAGGTCCTATTCGAAACGCTGATTGCGCAAGTCGAAGCGGTTTCAAAAACCTTTATCAACAGCATCGGCTGGGGGCAATACCAGCTTGCGGGTTTTTCAATCTGCTTTTGTCAGCTCACCGCTTCCCTCTATTTTATCAAACAGATTAAGAAGCGCTTTCCGAATTTAACCATCGTTGTCGGCGGATCTATGTTTGCCGGCGAATCGATTCGCAATATTTTTGAAGTGTTTCCTGAAATAGATTTTGTGGTCAACGGCGAAGGGGAGATTCCTCTTAGCCGGTTGGTTCGTCATCTTTCCGGCTGCCGGCACCCGCAGGACATACCGCCGGTTCCGGGAATTGTCAGTGCTAAAAGCGCTGGAGACCATATGCCCATTGTTCTCAACCAGATGGAGGATTTGGCCGCTCTAAAGCGCCCGGATTACGATGACTACTTTGAACAGCTCAAATCGCTGGGCCTGAAAAAAACCTTCTTTCCAATCATCCCGGTGGAACTGTCACGGGGCTGCTGGTGGCAAAGATCACACGGCACCACCGGCCTTACCGGTTGTGCCTTTTGCAATCTGAACCTTCAGTGGGACGGGTATCGTTCCAAAGCCCCTTTGGAGGCGCTTTCTGAAATCGACACGCTTGTCAAAAAGCACAAGACCCTATCCGTGGCATTCATGGACAATCTGCTGCCGATAAAAGCTTCCGACAACATTTTCAGACAGCTTGCCCGCCTGGGAAAGGACTTTCGCCTGTTCGGAGAAATCCGGGCCTCTACCCCCAAATACATTTTAACGGCCATGCAGGCGGCCGGGATGGCGGAGGTCCAGATCGGTATCGAAGCGCTCAGTACCCGGCTTTTAAGCAAGCTCAACAAAGGGACAACCGCCATCCAGAATCTTGAAATTATGAAGCACTGTGAAGCTATGGGCATTGTCAATAGGTCGAATCTGATACTGCATTTCCCCGGAAGCGACGACCAAGATGTGGCCGAGACATTGCGGTGCCTGGATTTTGCGCTGCCGTTTCGCCCTTTAAAGCCCGTGCGGTTCTGGCTCGGTCAGGGCAGCCCGGTGTGGCAGGATCCTAAAGCTTTCGGGCTCAAAGCGGTCTTTAACCATCCCAATTATGCCGCCATCTTCGGACCGGAAATCAACCGTACCATGCGCTTTACGCTCCAGGCCTATCGCGGCGACCTGGGGCATCAGAAAAAACTCTGGCAGCCGGTTGTAAAAAAACTCAAGGAATGGAAAAGCTCGTATGCCGATCTTTATAAGAGTCCCGCCGCCGGGCACATCCTCAGCTATCGGGACGGATGCGACTTTTTGATGATTCGCCAGAAACGCGTCGGAAACGAACCTTTAATCCACCGGCTGGAGGGAACATCCAGGGCGATTTACCTTTTTTGTGAACACCACCGTTCGATCAAAAGTATCGCAGGCCATTTTCCGGGGATGCCGACAGACAAAATATTGGCGTTTTTAAACATGATGGCAGCCAAGAAATTGATGTTTGCAGAAAACGGCAAATACCTGGGCCTGGCCGTGCCGGCAAGATCCCACCATCAAGCACATCCTGGTTTTGCATTATAAACGGTTTTAACCGGCGGTAATGCCAAAATCCGGCCGCGTTTATTTTTCTAAAGTAACATTTTCTTTGAACCGATATTATCTATAATAGCAATCCTAAAACAAATATACCATGTTTGGCAATATTTGGTGTCATCGTAAACACTTAACCAATCGACCATTCAACGCTGGTTGCAATATGAGCTGCAAACGGACTTTTTTTATTCTTACTTTGATTTTTTGCTTCAAGGCTGCTGACCTTCGGGCCGACGTCTGCTCCCAAATAGACGAAAATGGCGTCAAAAGCTTTCCCGAGACCCAGCTTGTGCAAGCTGATGCAGTAGACGGGCGGCAAAAGATCTTACCGGATAAACCGGACATGACTGCGGAACTTGCTGAAGCCGCATCATCAGCACATATCACCCGCAATGAATTTTCAAAAAAGGCCCCGGCCGAGACCAAATTTATCATGGACAAACACCTCCGGGTTCCGGTCCGGATCGTCTATCACGGGCAAGTCTTTACGACCCTGTTCGAGCTGGACACCGGCGCAGCCCACACGGTGGTATCACAGGATCTGGCAGAGAAGATGGGGGTACAGGAAACACGGTTTGCCGGCCAAGGATCCCTTTCGGACGTGAAAGCATCTGCAACTGCATTCAAGGTGTCGAGCATCGCGGTGGGACCGCTTGAGCGCAAGGATTATCCGGTTTATGTTCTTCACTCGAGCCAAAAGGGATGGTCGAAACTAAAAGGGATAAATATCTTGGGCATGGACCTTTTAAAGGAATTACCTTTTTGCGTTGATTTCCAAGCCGGCGTGATTCGGTGGGGCAACGATCCGGCCGACAGTGCCGCGCTGCAGATAAATACCAAGGCTGTTATAAAGGACGTTCGGATATTTCTGCCTGTTCATATTGTTTACAACGGTCAAATTTACAAAGAAATGTTCTTGCTCGACACAGGTTCGGCCCAGACATTCGTGACACCTGCTTTTGCAAAAATGTTGGGGATAACGGATGTCCGCCAGGGTCGCAGGATTAAGCTGTCAAGGATACAGGCGGGTCCGCTTGAGATGAAGGACTATCATATTGGGATATGGAATACACCGAATAATCTGATCGGCCTGGATCTGCTGAGATACACAACCTTTACCATCGATTATGCAGCGGGTATCATTCGATGGAATCTATAAACAAACAGGAAACCATTCAAAGGAAAACCCCCGCAGCGCATTAAGCCCGAAGATCAGCGCCAGACTGTCGCTGAGCGCGTAAAGCACAATGGCCGCCAGGGCGACACAGTTCCCTAAAAGAAGGGAAGCTCCGTCTCCCATTTGACGGCCGAACCATCCGGAAACCAATCCCGTCGTATAAAATTCCCCCGATCCACACAAAGGTCTGGCAGCACACGTTGGCTACCATGGGCAGGGTGGCAAAAAGCGTGGTTTCCGTAACGCTCATGCCCAGGTAATGGCGCAGATAAATGGACAGGTAGGCGTAAAAGAGGCCGCGACGGAACATGGCCAGCATTTCAAAGGAGGAAAGTCCGAAGAAAACAACTACAGGATGGCGATCTTTTTGACGATGCGCGATCATATTATCCAAAGCGCCGGGAAATGAATTGAGGGGACATTGTTACTGCTGTCTTAAGACCCGAATGACCTTGGGGCGGTATTGATCTTGTCGGGACATGCGATCTCCCTTGGATTTCACATAGATAAACGCCAGAGCCAAAAACGAAAAACCGCCGATTGCCGAAGCTGTGGATGTACCAAGATTGAATGCCGGTGCCAGTTTCATGCCGATCAAGGCCCCTGCCAGCATGCACAGTATCGGAAAAACATAAATTAGAAACGTCGCTTTCAATAAAGGGGTTGTATCAAAGCTGAGTACGACCCTGTCGCCGACTTTCCCGCCGGCGGCATTGATGGCCTGCACCTCCATGTCGTCCCCGCCGCCCATGACGCTGCACGCACCTTTGGAGGAACAGCCCTCGCAGGCTTTCGATTTTGTTGTTTTAACCCAGGCTGTGCCGGCACCAATTCG
It contains:
- a CDS encoding aspartyl protease family protein, with the protein product MSCKRTFFILTLIFCFKAADLRADVCSQIDENGVKSFPETQLVQADAVDGRQKILPDKPDMTAELAEAASSAHITRNEFSKKAPAETKFIMDKHLRVPVRIVYHGQVFTTLFELDTGAAHTVVSQDLAEKMGVQETRFAGQGSLSDVKASATAFKVSSIAVGPLERKDYPVYVLHSSQKGWSKLKGINILGMDLLKELPFCVDFQAGVIRWGNDPADSAALQINTKAVIKDVRIFLPVHIVYNGQIYKEMFLLDTGSAQTFVTPAFAKMLGITDVRQGRRIKLSRIQAGPLEMKDYHIGIWNTPNNLIGLDLLRYTTFTIDYAAGIIRWNL
- a CDS encoding RiPP maturation radical SAM protein 1, producing MQTDRNHRGLLKKVALISTPWPLFNRPSIQIGTLKSFLVSQFPDLKVDAHHAYLKVAAAIGYPIYQAVSEQTWLAESVYGALLFPERLKSVKKVFQRPSVRHPLLRKVLFETLIAQVEAVSKTFINSIGWGQYQLAGFSICFCQLTASLYFIKQIKKRFPNLTIVVGGSMFAGESIRNIFEVFPEIDFVVNGEGEIPLSRLVRHLSGCRHPQDIPPVPGIVSAKSAGDHMPIVLNQMEDLAALKRPDYDDYFEQLKSLGLKKTFFPIIPVELSRGCWWQRSHGTTGLTGCAFCNLNLQWDGYRSKAPLEALSEIDTLVKKHKTLSVAFMDNLLPIKASDNIFRQLARLGKDFRLFGEIRASTPKYILTAMQAAGMAEVQIGIEALSTRLLSKLNKGTTAIQNLEIMKHCEAMGIVNRSNLILHFPGSDDQDVAETLRCLDFALPFRPLKPVRFWLGQGSPVWQDPKAFGLKAVFNHPNYAAIFGPEINRTMRFTLQAYRGDLGHQKKLWQPVVKKLKEWKSSYADLYKSPAAGHILSYRDGCDFLMIRQKRVGNEPLIHRLEGTSRAIYLFCEHHRSIKSIAGHFPGMPTDKILAFLNMMAAKKLMFAENGKYLGLAVPARSHHQAHPGFAL
- a CDS encoding SoxR reducing system RseC family protein → MATEEGVVIRIGAGTAWVKTTKSKACEGCSSKGACSVMGGGDDMEVQAINAAGGKVGDRVVLSFDTTPLLKATFLIYVFPILCMLAGALIGMKLAPAFNLGTSTASAIGGFSFLALAFIYVKSKGDRMSRQDQYRPKVIRVLRQQ